The Mytilus edulis chromosome 12, xbMytEdul2.2, whole genome shotgun sequence genome contains a region encoding:
- the LOC139499648 gene encoding polyadenylate-binding protein-interacting protein 1-like translates to MLWQFQNYMSEEFGQEEDSSPYDSSSSSSEDDICSTFCDIINELTLRSGNIDEITDVIVQMLQNCSDDHVMNNIIEHLFEKSIIEPDFHYTGAQLVQFLSNKLRKNPAFATFRNMFITRCKEEYLKNLEKQELISNPDKVPCLCGFVIFLGELFLNLEVTIGGVLQRIAVVRFMIRDLLLVLLEHSTNETVTCTTQVLERTGAIIVETAHLNRPEEGNFSEVFFHLQQLASRENLNQATRASISSLLNLKSRDWVRGDSSQQHSMSSLSHYEQVYHESFIDSRPSLNNENTENEVQQLREVEDSQSSIQGAMGYSSELVAETLITKEIESTGNGNQNLGDNTDDKYMCKICFDDPVEVTFLPCMHVCCCKNCSDKLKVKQCPICRKRIRQSRPLYFA, encoded by the exons atgtTGTGGCAATTTCAGAATTATATGTCAGAAGAATTCGGTCAGGAAGAAGACTCTAGTCCATACGATTCGAGTAGCTCTTCTTCTGAAGACGATATTTGTTCCACATTCTGTGATATTATAAACGAACTGACATTACGGTCAGGCAACATAGACGAAATAACGGATGTAATTGTACAAATGCTACAAAATTGTTCTGATGACCATGTTATGAATAACATTATAGAACATTTGTTTGAAAAG TCTATTATAGAACCAGATTTTCACTATACCGGAGCACAACTTGTTCAGTTTTTATCTAATAAACTAAGGAAGAATCCAGCTTTTGCAACCTTCAGAAATATGTTTATTACGAG ATGCAAAGAAGAGTATTTGAAAAATTTGGAAAAGCAGGAATTGATTTCAAACCCGGATAAAGTTCCTTGTTTATGTGGATTTGTGATTTTTCTAGGAGAATTGTTTTTGAATTTGGAA GTAACAATTGGAGGTGTTTTACAAAGAATAGCAGTTGTAAGATTTATGATAAGAGATTTGCTATTAGTTCTTCTTGAACATTCAACAAATGAAACCGTAACTTGCACCACGCAGGTATTGGAG AGAACAGGAGCAATAATAGTAGAAACAGCACATTTGAATAGACCAGAGGAAGGAAATTTCAGCGAAGTGTTTTTTCATCTTCAACAATTAGCGTCACGCGAAAATCTGAATCA AGCTACAAGGGCATCTATAAGTTCGTTGCTAAATTTGAAGTCACGTGATTGGGTTCGAGGAGATTCATCACAGCAGCATTCAATGTCCTCCCTATCTCACTATGAG caaGTTTATCATGAGAGTTTTATTGATTCCAGACCATCTTTGAACAATG AAAACACTGAAAACGAAGTACAACAGTTAAGGGAAGTTGAAGACAGTCAATCGTCCATACAAGGTGCAATGGGTTACAGTTCTGAATTAGTAGCAGAAACATTGATTACAAAAG aaattgaGAGTACTGGAAATGGTAACCAGAATTTAGGGGACAATACTGATGATAAATATATGTGTAAAATCTGTTTTGATGATCCAGTAGAAGTCACATTTTTACCATGTATGCATGTATGCTGCTGTAAAAACTGTAGCGACAAATTAAAAGTGAAACAATGTCCAATTTGTAGGAAACGGATCAGACAGAGTAGACCTTTGTATTTTGCTTAA
- the LOC139497411 gene encoding polyadenylate-binding protein 4-like, whose translation MTTNINPAGTSYPMASLYVGNLHPDVSEAMLFEKFSTVGPVLGIRVCRDMITRRSLGYAYVNFQMADAARAIETFNSDIIEGQQMRIMWSKKDPVTGKSGGNTIFIKNLDRSVDNKALYDTFSVLGNILSCKIVCDEHGSRGYGFVHFETAEEAKDAIEKVNGMLINGKKVSVTFETSDHKIQEDTKEKFNNLYFKNFDNLSEEKLRDVFEPFGNIISLKIMTDVYGESRGFGFVCYQNADEAQTAVEELNGALIGDNTFFVGRAQNKTERHAELKNQTRDLNVYVKNLDNNVDDDRLRKEFSQFGTITSAKVMTEGGRSKGFGFVCFRSPEDATKAVTNMNGRIIVAKPLYVALSQSKEDRKAQLASKYMQRIERIRNQVTHSFFNGHLTNTFLLEICYSYTFFGQPAAGMMSQIFPSAGPGYILPTMTQGQRNFYAPTQVPQIKASPRWPTQLRQPTSASGFQNMPGQQVRPGNPAAAGARQPGQGNIRGGMNARPITGQSGTGQPPRMPQSVPQVGTTRDVSVFI comes from the exons ATGACGACTAATATCAATCCGGCTGGTACAAGTTACCCAATGGCATCATTGTATGTAGGAAATCTTCATCCAGATGTCAGCGAAGCTATGTTGTTTGAGAAATTTTCAACAGTAGGTCCAGTCCTCGGTATCCGTGTCTGTAGAGATATGATCACAAGACGTTCGCTTGGTTATGCTTATGTCAACTTTCAGATGGCAGATg CCGCAAGAGCCATTGAAACATTTAATTCTGACATTATTGAAGGACAGCAAATGAGAATCATGTGGTCGAAAAAAGATCCCGTAACGGGGAAATCTGGTGGCAATACCATATTTATCAAAAATCTTGACAGAAGCGTTGACAATAAAGCGTTATATGATACTTTCTCTGTCTTAGGGAATATTTTATCTTGTAAG attGTCTGTGACGAGCATGGATCCCGAGGATATGGATTTGTTCATTTTGAGACAGCAGAGGAAGCAAAAGATGCAATTGAAAAAGTCAATGGAATGTTGATAAATGGGAAGAAAGT GTCTGTCACTTTTGAAACGAGTGACCACAAAATCCAGGAGGATACGAAAGAGAAATTTAATAATCTATACTTTAAGAATTTTGACAATTTGTCGGAAGAAAAATTGAGAGATGTATTTGAGCCATTCGGGAATATCATTAGTTTAAAG ATAATGACAGATGTCTATGGAGAAAGTCGTGGATTCGGGTTTGTTTGTTATCAAAATGCTGACGAAGCTCAGACT GCTGTCGAAGAACTGAATGGTGCACTGATTGGAGACAACACTTTCTTTGTTGGAAGAGCACAGAATAAAACAGAGCGTCACGCTGAACTGAAGAACCAAACAAGAGACCTAAACGTGTATGTAAAAAACTTGGACAACAACGTTGATGATGACAGGCTGAGGAAAGAATTTTCTCAATTCGGAACGATTACTAGCGCTAAG GTTATGACAGAAGGTGGAAGATCCAAGGGATTTGGATTTGTGTGTTTTAGATCTCCAGAGGATGCTACTAAGGCAGTCACAAACATGAACGGTAGGATTATTGTAGCCAAACCTTTGTATGTGGCTCTATCCCAGAGTAAAGAAGACAGAAAGGCTCAGTTGGCATCAAAATACATGCAGCGTATTGAAAGGATTAGAAATCAGGTGACACATTCATTTTTTAACGGCCATCTAACCAACACATTCTTGTTGGAAATTTGCTActcatatacatttttt GGACAGCCTGCTGCCGGTATGATGAGTCAGATATTCCCATCAGCTGGACCAGGGTATATCCTTCCTACCATGACACAGGGACAGAGAAACTTCTATGCCCCAACACAGGTACCACAGATAAAGGCCAGTCCAAGATGGCCAACACAGCTACGACAGCCCACATCAGCTAGTG GATTCCAGAATATGCCTGGACAACAAGTCAGACCTGGCAATCCTGCTGCCGCTGGAGCAAGACAACCTGGTCAAGGTAACATCCGTGGTGGCATGAATGCCCGTCCAATCACAGGACAGTCTGGCACTGGACAACCACCTCGCATGCCACAATCTGTACCACAGGTAGGTACAACCAGGGACGTATCAGTTTTTATTTAA